One part of the Roseomonas gilardii genome encodes these proteins:
- the atpC gene encoding ATP synthase F1 subunit epsilon: MADTFNLELVSPEKLLLSRPVEMVTIPAWEGEMGILPKHAPMIVALRGGLIKVREGGRDTESLFVAGGFAEITPDRVTVLADEATPVAELSRAEAESRLTQAEAELNAAAAESEALREKAYGRVLAARAMRDAATAA; the protein is encoded by the coding sequence ATGGCCGACACCTTCAACCTCGAACTGGTGAGCCCGGAGAAGCTCCTGCTCTCCCGCCCGGTGGAGATGGTCACCATCCCCGCCTGGGAGGGCGAGATGGGCATCCTGCCGAAGCACGCCCCGATGATCGTCGCCCTGCGGGGCGGTCTCATCAAGGTGCGCGAAGGCGGTCGGGACACGGAAAGCCTCTTCGTGGCCGGCGGCTTCGCGGAGATCACGCCGGACCGCGTGACGGTGCTGGCCGACGAGGCCACTCCGGTCGCGGAACTGTCGCGCGCCGAGGCGGAGAGCCGCCTGACACAGGCCGAGGCGGAGCTGAATGCCGCCGCGGCCGAGAGCGAAGCGCTGCGCGAGAAGGCCTATGGCCGCGTTCTCGCCGCCCGCGCCATGCGGGACGCCGCCACCGCGGCCTGA
- the fsa gene encoding fructose-6-phosphate aldolase produces the protein MKFFVDTADVSEIRSLAETGLLDGVTTNPSLIAKANRPMRDIIAEICDITPGPVSAEVTALDYDGMMREGEVLRKIASNVVIKLPLTEAGLRACKHMVNDGVMVNVTLCFSAVQALLAAKAGATFVSPFIGRLDDTGQDGMQLIADIMQIYKAYPHLKTEVLAASVRHPVHLLQCAKLGAHVATLPPSVIRALVKHPLTDKGLEGFMADWKKTGQSIL, from the coding sequence ATGAAATTCTTCGTCGACACCGCGGATGTCTCCGAGATCCGCTCCCTGGCCGAAACCGGCCTGCTCGACGGTGTCACCACCAACCCTTCCCTGATCGCCAAGGCCAACCGGCCGATGCGCGACATCATCGCCGAGATCTGCGACATCACCCCCGGCCCCGTCTCGGCCGAGGTCACGGCGCTGGATTATGACGGCATGATGCGGGAGGGCGAGGTCCTCCGGAAGATCGCGTCCAACGTCGTCATCAAGCTGCCGCTCACCGAAGCCGGTCTGCGCGCCTGCAAACATATGGTGAACGACGGCGTCATGGTCAACGTGACCCTGTGCTTCTCCGCCGTGCAGGCCCTGCTGGCGGCGAAGGCCGGCGCCACCTTCGTCAGCCCCTTCATCGGCCGCCTCGACGACACCGGCCAGGACGGGATGCAGCTGATCGCCGACATCATGCAGATCTACAAGGCCTACCCGCACCTCAAGACCGAGGTCCTGGCCGCCTCCGTCCGCCACCCGGTCCACCTGCTCCAGTGCGCCAAGCTCGGCGCCCATGTCGCCACCCTGCCGCCCAGCGTCATCCGCGCCCTGGTCAAGCACCCGCTGACCGACAAGGGCCTGGAAGGCTTCATGGCCGACTGGAAGAAGACCGGCCAGAGCATCCTCTGA
- a CDS encoding carbohydrate-binding domain-containing protein: MFCRTPVTLVEMPGITLEDLRDGTHPTDAGYAKIAQYWYGAILAQYADTGGTPGGTAHAIAGTIQSLTGGGANGLLIGNSGANRLEGGGGNDRLEGGGGADVLVGGAGADQFVIQAAAGSVTIADYNPTQGDVLRFEGIGGLARFSDLAAHASVSNGDTVIDLTGLNAPSVRLVGFTGSLTAASAAVVPLLSEAVAPAHTLTLRMSEAAWQGDAQFTVSLDGTQLGGVYTATVSHAAGAVQDFAFGGDYATGAHTVSIRFLNDTYGGTPQTDRDLYVDAILMDGVQQTKAATAITWNHTVDFAVTVADHAALA; this comes from the coding sequence ATGTTCTGCCGGACCCCCGTGACCCTGGTGGAGATGCCGGGCATCACGCTGGAGGACCTGCGCGACGGGACCCATCCCACCGATGCCGGCTACGCCAAGATCGCGCAGTACTGGTACGGCGCGATCTTGGCGCAGTACGCCGATACGGGCGGTACGCCGGGCGGCACCGCCCATGCCATCGCCGGAACCATCCAGTCGCTCACCGGCGGGGGCGCCAATGGCCTGTTGATCGGCAACAGCGGCGCCAATCGTCTTGAGGGCGGTGGCGGCAATGACCGGCTGGAGGGCGGCGGCGGCGCCGATGTGCTGGTCGGCGGGGCCGGGGCGGACCAGTTCGTCATCCAGGCGGCGGCGGGCAGCGTCACCATCGCCGACTACAACCCGACCCAGGGTGATGTCCTGCGCTTCGAGGGGATCGGTGGGCTGGCCCGCTTCTCCGACCTGGCGGCGCATGCCAGCGTCAGCAACGGGGACACGGTGATCGACCTGACAGGGCTGAATGCGCCTTCCGTTCGGCTCGTGGGATTCACCGGCAGCCTGACGGCGGCCAGCGCGGCGGTCGTACCCCTGCTATCCGAAGCTGTGGCCCCGGCGCATACGCTGACGCTGCGAATGTCCGAGGCGGCCTGGCAGGGCGACGCGCAGTTCACCGTGTCGCTGGACGGGACACAGCTCGGCGGCGTCTATACCGCCACGGTCTCCCATGCCGCGGGGGCGGTGCAGGATTTCGCCTTCGGAGGTGATTACGCGACCGGCGCGCACACGGTGTCGATCCGTTTCCTGAACGACACCTATGGTGGCACACCGCAGACCGACCGGGACCTGTATGTGGATGCGATCCTGATGGATGGCGTCCAGCAGACCAAGGCTGCGACGGCCATCACCTGGAACCATACGGTGGACTTCGCCGTCACGGTCGCGGACCACGCCGCCCTGGCCTGA
- a CDS encoding F0F1 ATP synthase subunit gamma: MANLKALRARIASVKSTRKITQAMKMVAAAKLRRAQQQAEAARPYAERMERMLSSLGGAVAGSPDAPKMLVGTGREQVHLLIVVTGERGLAGAFNTNAGRFARNRIRELEAKGKTVKVITVGRKGATYLRRDFGSRFVEEVSYAQVKRLSFEQADAVAAKVTAMLEAGEFDVCSLIYNRFQSVIAQVPSEQQLIPAKVPAPQGGEAVAASSDGALYEFEPGEEELLEQLLPKNLSIQVYRALLESAAGFYGAQMNAMDNATRNAGDMINKLTLSYNRTRQANITTELIEIISGASAV; the protein is encoded by the coding sequence ATGGCGAATCTCAAGGCCCTGCGGGCGCGCATCGCGTCGGTGAAGTCGACCCGTAAGATCACGCAGGCCATGAAGATGGTCGCCGCGGCCAAGCTGCGCCGCGCGCAGCAGCAGGCCGAGGCGGCGCGCCCCTATGCCGAGCGGATGGAGCGCATGCTGTCCTCCCTCGGCGGGGCGGTGGCGGGCAGCCCCGACGCGCCGAAGATGCTGGTGGGCACCGGGCGCGAACAGGTGCACCTGCTGATCGTGGTGACGGGCGAGCGTGGCCTAGCCGGTGCCTTCAACACCAATGCGGGGCGCTTCGCGCGCAACCGCATCCGGGAGCTGGAGGCCAAGGGCAAGACCGTGAAAGTGATCACGGTCGGCCGCAAGGGCGCCACCTATCTGCGCCGCGACTTCGGCAGCCGCTTCGTCGAGGAGGTCTCCTATGCCCAGGTCAAACGCCTGAGCTTCGAGCAGGCCGACGCGGTGGCGGCGAAGGTGACGGCGATGCTGGAGGCCGGCGAGTTCGATGTGTGCTCGCTGATCTACAATCGCTTCCAGTCGGTGATCGCCCAGGTCCCGTCCGAGCAGCAGCTGATCCCGGCCAAGGTCCCGGCGCCCCAGGGCGGCGAGGCCGTGGCGGCGAGCAGCGACGGTGCGCTCTACGAGTTCGAGCCGGGCGAGGAGGAGCTGCTGGAGCAGCTCCTGCCGAAGAACCTGTCCATCCAGGTCTATCGTGCGCTGCTGGAATCCGCCGCCGGCTTCTACGGCGCGCAGATGAACGCGATGGACAACGCCACGCGCAACGCGGGCGACATGATCAACAAGCTGACGCTGAGCTACAACCGCACGCGTCAGGCCAACATCACCACGGAGCTGATCGAGATCATCTCCGGCGCCTCGGCCGTCTGA
- the atpD gene encoding F0F1 ATP synthase subunit beta, with protein sequence MKNNVGKVTQVLGAVVDVQFPSELPYILNALTTKVGDRTLVLEVAQELGERTVRCIAMDTTDGLVRGTEVVDTGKGIVVPVGEGTLGRILNVIGEPIDERGPVPHQKSYPIHREAPAFSEQATAAEILVTGIKVIDLLAPYSKGGKIGLFGGAGVGKTVTIQELINNIAKGHGGVSVFAGVGERTREGNDLYHEMIDAGVIKLNEGNTDGSKVALVYGQMNEPPGARARVALSGLSMAEYFRDEQGQDVLFFIDNIFRFTQAGAEVSALLGRIPSAVGYQPTLATDMGQLQERITSTKKGSITSVQAIYVPADDLTDPAPATSFAHLDATTVLNRSIAELGIFPAVDPLDSTSRALDPRVVGEEHYRVAREVQRVLQTYKSLQDIIAILGMDELSEEDKLIVARARKIQRFLSQPFHVAEVFTGTPGVFVKLEDTIRSFAGIVEGKYDHLPEAAFYMVGTIEEAVKKAEGLKQAA encoded by the coding sequence ATGAAGAACAACGTCGGTAAGGTCACCCAGGTGCTGGGCGCCGTGGTGGACGTGCAGTTCCCCTCGGAGCTGCCCTATATCCTGAACGCGCTGACCACCAAGGTCGGCGACCGCACCCTGGTGCTGGAAGTCGCCCAGGAACTGGGCGAGCGCACGGTGCGCTGCATCGCCATGGACACCACGGACGGCCTCGTCCGCGGCACCGAGGTGGTGGACACGGGCAAGGGCATCGTGGTGCCGGTCGGCGAGGGCACGCTGGGCCGCATCCTGAACGTGATCGGCGAGCCGATCGACGAGCGGGGCCCGGTGCCGCACCAGAAGTCCTATCCGATCCACCGCGAGGCCCCGGCCTTCTCCGAGCAGGCGACGGCGGCCGAGATCCTGGTGACGGGCATCAAGGTCATCGACCTGCTGGCGCCCTATTCCAAGGGTGGCAAGATTGGCCTGTTCGGCGGCGCCGGCGTGGGCAAGACGGTCACCATCCAGGAGCTGATCAACAACATCGCCAAGGGCCATGGCGGCGTGTCGGTCTTCGCCGGCGTGGGCGAGCGCACCCGCGAGGGCAACGACCTCTATCACGAGATGATCGACGCGGGCGTCATCAAGCTCAACGAGGGCAACACCGACGGCTCCAAGGTGGCGCTGGTCTATGGCCAGATGAACGAGCCGCCGGGCGCGCGTGCCCGCGTGGCGCTGTCGGGCCTGTCCATGGCGGAGTATTTCCGCGATGAGCAGGGCCAGGACGTGCTCTTCTTCATCGACAACATCTTCCGCTTCACCCAGGCGGGCGCCGAGGTCTCGGCGCTGCTGGGCCGCATCCCCTCCGCGGTGGGCTACCAGCCGACGCTGGCCACCGACATGGGGCAGCTGCAGGAGCGGATCACCTCGACCAAGAAGGGCTCGATCACCTCGGTGCAGGCCATCTACGTGCCGGCCGACGACCTGACCGACCCGGCGCCGGCCACGTCCTTCGCCCACCTGGACGCGACGACGGTGCTGAACCGCTCGATCGCCGAGCTGGGCATCTTCCCGGCCGTGGACCCGCTGGACTCCACCTCCCGCGCGCTCGATCCGCGCGTGGTGGGCGAGGAGCACTACCGCGTCGCCCGCGAGGTGCAGCGCGTGCTGCAGACCTACAAGTCCCTGCAGGACATCATCGCCATCCTGGGCATGGACGAGCTGTCGGAGGAGGACAAGCTGATCGTGGCGCGCGCGCGCAAGATCCAGCGCTTCCTGAGCCAGCCCTTCCACGTGGCCGAGGTCTTCACCGGCACGCCGGGCGTGTTCGTGAAGCTGGAGGACACGATCCGCTCCTTCGCCGGCATCGTGGAAGGCAAGTACGACCACCTGCCGGAGGCCGCCTTCTACATGGTCGGCACCATCGAGGAAGCCGTGAAGAAGGCCGAGGGCCTGAAGCAGGCGGCCTGA
- the atpA gene encoding F0F1 ATP synthase subunit alpha, which produces MDIRPAEISEILKKQIAGFDSEANVSEVGTVLTIGDGIARVYGLQNVMAGELVEFPGAGVKGMALNLESDNVGIVVLGDDSAIREGDTVSRTGTIVDVPVGKGLLGRVVDGLGNPIDGKGPIQFTERRLAEVKAPGIIPRKSVHEPMQTGIKAIDALIPIGRGQRELVIGDRQTGKSAVLIDTILNQKPVNQSTDESKKLYCIYVAIGQKRSTVAQLVRTLEEQGAMEYSIVVAATASDPAPLQFLAPYSACAMGEYFRDNGMHALIIYDDLSKQAVAYRQMSLLLRRPPGREAYPGDVFYLHSRLLERAAKMNDDFGAGSLTALPVIETQAGDVSAYIPTNVISITDGQIFLETELFYKGIRPAVNVGLSVSRVGSAAQIKAMKQVAGKIKLDLAQYREMAAFSQFASDLDASTQALLARGARLTELLKQPQFSPMPVEEQVVSIFAGTRGYLDRIEVNKVTSFEARMLSELKAAQPGILEAIRTEGAISKETENKLTAFLDGFAKSFS; this is translated from the coding sequence ATGGACATCCGTCCCGCCGAGATCTCCGAGATCCTCAAGAAGCAGATCGCCGGCTTCGATTCCGAGGCGAACGTTTCCGAGGTCGGCACCGTGCTGACCATCGGCGACGGCATCGCCCGGGTCTATGGCCTGCAGAACGTCATGGCCGGCGAGCTGGTGGAGTTCCCCGGCGCCGGCGTGAAGGGCATGGCCCTGAACCTCGAATCCGACAATGTCGGCATCGTGGTGCTGGGCGATGACAGCGCGATCCGCGAAGGCGACACCGTTTCCCGCACCGGCACCATCGTGGACGTGCCGGTGGGCAAGGGCCTGCTGGGCCGCGTGGTCGATGGCCTGGGCAATCCCATCGACGGCAAGGGTCCGATCCAGTTCACCGAGCGCCGGCTGGCCGAGGTGAAGGCGCCGGGCATCATCCCGCGCAAGTCGGTGCACGAGCCGATGCAGACGGGCATCAAGGCCATCGACGCCCTGATCCCGATCGGCCGCGGCCAGCGCGAGCTGGTGATCGGTGACCGCCAGACCGGCAAGTCCGCCGTGCTGATCGACACCATCCTGAACCAGAAGCCGGTCAACCAGAGCACCGACGAGAGCAAGAAGCTCTACTGCATCTACGTCGCGATCGGGCAGAAGCGCTCCACCGTGGCGCAGCTCGTGCGCACGCTGGAGGAGCAGGGCGCGATGGAGTATTCCATCGTGGTCGCCGCCACCGCCTCCGACCCGGCTCCGCTGCAGTTCCTGGCGCCCTACTCCGCCTGCGCCATGGGCGAGTATTTCCGCGACAACGGCATGCATGCGCTGATCATCTATGATGATCTGTCGAAGCAGGCCGTGGCCTATCGCCAGATGTCGCTGCTGCTGCGCCGTCCGCCGGGACGCGAGGCCTATCCGGGCGACGTGTTCTACCTGCACTCGCGCCTGCTTGAGCGCGCCGCGAAGATGAACGACGATTTCGGCGCGGGCTCGCTGACCGCCCTGCCGGTCATCGAGACGCAGGCGGGCGACGTGTCGGCCTATATCCCGACCAATGTGATCTCGATCACCGACGGCCAGATCTTCCTGGAGACCGAGCTGTTCTACAAGGGCATCCGCCCGGCCGTGAATGTCGGCCTGTCGGTGTCCCGCGTGGGCTCGGCGGCGCAGATCAAGGCGATGAAGCAGGTGGCGGGCAAGATCAAGCTCGACCTCGCCCAGTACCGTGAGATGGCGGCCTTCTCGCAGTTCGCCTCGGACCTCGACGCCTCCACCCAGGCCCTGCTGGCCCGTGGCGCGCGCCTGACCGAGCTGCTGAAGCAGCCGCAGTTCTCGCCGATGCCGGTGGAGGAGCAGGTGGTGTCGATCTTCGCCGGCACGCGCGGCTACCTGGACCGGATCGAGGTGAACAAGGTCACCAGCTTCGAGGCGCGGATGCTGTCCGAGCTGAAGGCGGCGCAGCCCGGTATCCTGGAGGCCATCCGCACGGAAGGCGCGATCTCCAAGGAGACCGAGAACAAGCTGACGGCCTTCCTCGACGGCTTCGCCAAGTCCTTCTCCTGA
- a CDS encoding F0F1 ATP synthase subunit delta, whose translation MASDATTVSPDAPRATGLAQRYAQALLDLARERRSVDQVAADMEALQALWRDDAPFRAFVSDPRLDAAQQRKGAFAVLERAGVSGDVRNLVGVLVNNRRLAQLPEVAAAFALLLAESRGQQTAEVTTAHPLNDTQRNQIAARLTEAGYSNVRLVERLDPSILGGMILKIGSRLYDTSIKSRLQRLSYAMKGAA comes from the coding sequence GTGGCCTCTGACGCGACCACCGTCTCGCCCGACGCGCCCCGCGCTACCGGACTCGCGCAACGCTACGCGCAGGCGCTCCTGGACCTTGCCCGGGAACGCCGCTCGGTGGACCAGGTCGCGGCGGATATGGAAGCCCTCCAGGCGCTGTGGCGCGACGACGCGCCGTTCCGCGCCTTCGTCTCGGACCCCCGGCTGGACGCCGCGCAGCAACGCAAGGGCGCCTTCGCGGTGCTGGAGCGCGCCGGCGTCTCCGGGGACGTCCGCAACCTCGTCGGGGTGCTGGTGAACAACCGCCGCCTCGCCCAGCTGCCGGAAGTGGCCGCCGCCTTCGCCCTGCTGCTCGCCGAGAGCCGGGGCCAGCAGACGGCCGAGGTCACGACCGCCCATCCGCTGAACGACACCCAGCGGAACCAGATCGCGGCCCGCCTGACCGAGGCGGGCTATTCCAACGTCCGGCTGGTCGAGCGCCTCGACCCGTCCATCCTCGGTGGGATGATCCTCAAGATCGGCTCCCGCCTCTACGACACATCCATCAAGTCCAGGCTGCAGCGCCTGAGCTACGCCATGAAGGGGGCCGCCTGA
- a CDS encoding primosomal protein N' codes for MAAPRRKPDQHRPVGPVRPRVKVLLPLPLDGAYDYGVPEGMAVPPPGSFVEVPFGGRELRGVVWDGAPDPTLSEGKLKNLLGTLIVPPMTGSLRRFVDWVAAYTMAPPGAVLRMAMSVPSALDPPGQQAGWRLSAAGEAARNGAPGYRLTEGRRRILDVLLPGEIRSGAEIADEAGTSAAVLRGLADHGLVEPALMPRPVAFPAPDPAHPGPSLMPEQEEAAASLRELVDSRQFGVTLLAGVTGSGKTEVYLDAVAETLRQGRQALVLLPEIALSTQWLERFEARFGCEPAMWHSELGGRRRRNTWRAVAEGEAKVLVGARSALFLPFPDLGLIIVDEEHETAFKQEEGVIYHARDMAVVRARFAQAGCVLVSATPSLETLTNAETGRYTALNLPRRHGAAGLPEVTVLDLRKTPPERGRFIAPPLVAAVNETLARGEQAMLFLNRRGYAPLTLCRTCGHRMRCPNCTAWLVEHRAQRRLQCHHCGHTEPTPQFCPECGAEGSLTAIGPGVERVQEEAALLFPEARRLVMASDTIPGPAAAAEAARQIAEREVDLVIGTQIVAKGWHFPHLTLVGVVDADLGLAGGDLRAAERTVQLLHQVSGRAGRAESPGRVMLQSWVPDHPVMMALVSGDLESFMAEEAAARRPGGWPPFGRLAALIVSSEDERAADRVARDLGLSAPGGEGVQVLGPAPAPLALLRGRHRRRLLLKARRDVAVQPLLWDWLGRVEVPASVRIQVDVDPVSFL; via the coding sequence ATGGCGGCCCCCCGCAGAAAGCCTGACCAGCATAGGCCGGTTGGACCCGTCCGCCCACGTGTGAAGGTGCTGCTGCCCCTGCCGCTGGACGGTGCCTATGACTATGGGGTGCCGGAGGGCATGGCCGTACCCCCGCCCGGCAGTTTCGTGGAGGTGCCCTTCGGTGGGCGGGAGCTGCGCGGCGTGGTCTGGGACGGGGCACCGGACCCGACGCTGTCGGAAGGCAAGCTGAAGAACCTGCTCGGCACGTTGATCGTGCCGCCGATGACCGGCAGCCTGCGGCGGTTCGTGGACTGGGTGGCCGCCTATACGATGGCGCCGCCCGGCGCGGTGCTGCGCATGGCGATGAGCGTGCCCTCGGCGCTCGACCCGCCGGGGCAGCAGGCGGGGTGGCGGCTGTCCGCGGCGGGGGAGGCGGCGCGGAACGGGGCGCCCGGCTACCGGCTGACCGAGGGGCGGCGGCGGATCCTGGACGTGCTGCTGCCGGGCGAGATCCGTTCGGGCGCCGAGATCGCGGACGAGGCGGGGACCTCGGCCGCCGTGCTGCGGGGGCTGGCGGATCACGGGCTGGTGGAGCCGGCGCTGATGCCGCGCCCGGTGGCCTTTCCCGCGCCCGACCCGGCGCATCCCGGCCCGTCGCTGATGCCGGAGCAGGAGGAGGCGGCCGCCTCGCTGCGGGAGCTGGTGGATTCGCGGCAGTTCGGCGTGACGCTGCTGGCCGGGGTGACGGGCTCGGGCAAGACCGAGGTCTATCTGGACGCGGTGGCGGAGACCCTGCGGCAGGGGCGGCAGGCGCTGGTGCTGCTGCCGGAGATCGCGCTCTCCACCCAGTGGCTGGAGCGGTTCGAGGCGCGCTTCGGCTGCGAGCCGGCGATGTGGCATTCGGAGCTGGGCGGGCGGCGGCGGCGCAACACCTGGCGCGCGGTGGCGGAGGGCGAGGCGAAGGTGCTGGTGGGCGCGCGCTCGGCGCTGTTCCTGCCCTTTCCCGATCTCGGCCTGATCATCGTGGACGAGGAGCACGAGACCGCCTTCAAGCAGGAGGAGGGCGTGATCTACCACGCCCGCGACATGGCGGTGGTGCGGGCGCGCTTCGCCCAGGCGGGCTGCGTGCTGGTCTCCGCCACGCCCTCGCTGGAAACGCTGACCAATGCGGAGACGGGGCGCTACACGGCCCTGAACCTGCCGCGCCGGCACGGGGCGGCGGGGCTGCCCGAGGTCACGGTGCTGGATCTGCGGAAGACGCCGCCGGAACGGGGGCGCTTCATCGCGCCGCCGCTGGTGGCGGCGGTGAACGAGACCCTGGCGCGGGGCGAGCAGGCGATGCTCTTCCTGAACCGCCGCGGCTATGCGCCGCTGACCCTGTGCCGGACCTGCGGCCATCGGATGCGCTGCCCCAACTGCACCGCCTGGCTGGTGGAGCACCGGGCGCAGCGACGGCTGCAATGCCACCACTGCGGCCATACTGAGCCGACCCCGCAATTCTGCCCGGAATGCGGGGCGGAAGGCAGCCTGACCGCCATCGGACCGGGGGTGGAGCGGGTGCAGGAGGAGGCGGCGCTGCTCTTTCCCGAGGCGCGGCGGCTGGTGATGGCCTCGGACACCATCCCCGGCCCGGCCGCCGCCGCCGAGGCGGCGCGGCAGATCGCCGAGCGCGAGGTGGACCTCGTGATCGGCACGCAGATCGTGGCCAAGGGCTGGCACTTCCCGCACCTGACCCTGGTGGGGGTGGTGGATGCCGATCTGGGGCTGGCCGGAGGCGACCTGCGGGCCGCGGAGCGGACGGTGCAGCTTCTCCACCAGGTCTCCGGACGCGCCGGGCGGGCGGAAAGCCCGGGGCGGGTGATGCTGCAATCCTGGGTGCCGGACCATCCGGTGATGATGGCCCTCGTTTCCGGCGACCTGGAGAGTTTCATGGCCGAGGAGGCCGCCGCCCGCCGCCCCGGCGGCTGGCCACCCTTCGGACGGCTGGCGGCGCTGATCGTCAGTTCCGAGGATGAGCGGGCGGCGGACCGCGTGGCGCGCGACTTGGGCCTTTCCGCCCCGGGCGGCGAGGGGGTGCAGGTGCTGGGTCCGGCCCCGGCGCCGCTCGCCCTGTTGCGCGGACGGCATCGGCGGCGGCTGCTGCTGAAGGCACGGCGCGACGTGGCGGTGCAGCCGCTGCTCTGGGACTGGCTGGGGCGGGTCGAGGTGCCGGCCTCGGTGCGAATCCAGGTGGATGTGGACCCGGTGAGCTTTCTCTGA
- a CDS encoding LLM class flavin-dependent oxidoreductase produces the protein MPARKMISMGLSMRYLGYHAAAWRHPQVDPGGASDFSHFLNVARLAEAAKFDMVFLADGIGIRAKDEPPGSLCRSAQTAELEPLTLLSALAPMTTHIGLVATASTTYNEPYHIARKYASLDRISGGRAGWNIVTSWSDAEAQNFNRDQHLDYGTRYERAAEFVEVVKGLWDSWDADALVRDKESGVFFDTAKLHVLNHQGKHFKVKGPLSVARSPQARPVLVQAGASEAGMEIGAESAEVIYAVPHEIDTGRSYYRDLKERAARKGRDPEGMKILPGITPFIGATEAEAREKYDLLNALVAPELGLSYLYGQMGDLSAYPLDGPVPEPNDPKVRSIAKNLLKLAQRDNLTIRQLYTTIAAGFGSRILIGTARQIADEMEAWVEAEAADGFNICPAALPVGLEDFAAQVVPELQRRGMFRTEYAARTLRGNLGVPVPASRHGGAVVPER, from the coding sequence ATGCCCGCCCGCAAGATGATCAGCATGGGCCTGTCGATGCGCTATCTCGGCTACCATGCCGCGGCCTGGCGCCACCCGCAGGTCGATCCGGGCGGGGCCTCGGACTTCTCCCACTTCCTGAACGTCGCACGGCTCGCCGAGGCCGCGAAGTTCGACATGGTCTTCCTGGCCGACGGCATCGGCATCCGCGCGAAGGACGAGCCGCCGGGCTCGCTGTGCCGCTCCGCGCAGACGGCGGAGCTGGAGCCGCTGACCCTGCTTTCCGCGCTGGCGCCGATGACCACGCATATCGGCCTCGTCGCCACGGCCTCCACCACCTACAACGAGCCGTACCACATCGCCCGGAAATACGCCTCGCTGGACCGGATCAGCGGCGGCCGCGCGGGCTGGAACATCGTCACCTCCTGGTCGGATGCGGAGGCGCAGAACTTCAACCGCGACCAGCACCTGGACTACGGCACGCGCTACGAGCGCGCCGCCGAGTTCGTCGAGGTGGTGAAGGGGCTCTGGGATTCCTGGGATGCCGATGCGCTGGTCCGCGACAAGGAGAGCGGCGTCTTCTTCGACACGGCGAAGCTGCATGTGCTGAACCACCAGGGCAAGCACTTCAAGGTGAAGGGGCCGCTCAGCGTGGCGCGCAGCCCGCAGGCGCGTCCCGTCCTGGTCCAGGCCGGGGCCTCCGAGGCGGGCATGGAGATCGGGGCGGAGAGCGCCGAGGTCATCTATGCCGTGCCGCACGAGATCGACACCGGCCGCAGCTACTACCGCGACCTCAAGGAGCGCGCCGCGCGCAAGGGGCGGGACCCGGAGGGGATGAAGATCCTCCCGGGCATCACCCCCTTCATCGGGGCGACCGAGGCCGAGGCGCGCGAGAAATACGACCTGCTGAACGCGCTGGTCGCGCCGGAGCTGGGGCTATCCTACCTCTATGGCCAGATGGGCGACCTGTCCGCCTATCCGCTGGACGGCCCGGTGCCGGAGCCGAACGACCCCAAGGTCCGCAGCATCGCGAAGAACCTGCTGAAGCTGGCGCAGCGCGACAACCTCACCATCCGCCAGCTCTACACCACCATCGCGGCGGGCTTCGGCTCGCGCATCCTGATCGGCACGGCGCGGCAGATCGCCGACGAGATGGAGGCCTGGGTGGAGGCGGAGGCGGCGGACGGCTTCAACATCTGCCCGGCCGCCCTGCCGGTGGGGCTGGAGGATTTCGCGGCGCAGGTGGTGCCGGAACTGCAGCGGCGCGGGATGTTCCGCACGGAATACGCCGCCCGCACCCTGCGCGGGAACCTGGGCGTGCCCGTGCCGGCGAGCCGCCATGGCGGGGCGGTCGTCCCGGAGCGCTGA